The sequence GCACTGGAACTTCCTGTGGGGAGTGATCGTTCCGGGCTTGGCGAGAACCTGGCCGCGCTCGACCTCGTCCTTCTTCGTCCCGCGCAGAAGACACCCCACGTTGTCGCCGGCACGCCCCTCGTCCAGGAGCTTGCGGAACATCTCGACCCCCGTCACGACCGTCTTGTCGGCCTTGTCCTTGAAGCCCACTATCTCCACCTCGTCGCCGACCTTGATCACTCCGCGCTCGATGCGACCAGTAACAACCGTGCCGCGACCGGAGATCGAAAAGACGTCCTCAACGGGCATCAAAAAGGGCTTGTCCACGTCGCGCTGAGGCTCCGGTATGTAGCTGTCGAGGGTCTCCATCAGCTCCAGCACGGGACCGCAGGCCCCGCACTCGCGCTTGCCGCACCCGCACTCAAGGGCCTTCAGAGCGCTGCCGCGGACCACCGGGATGTCGTCGCCGGGAAACTTGTACTGGCTAAGAAGCTCCCGAACCTCCAGCTCCACAAGGTCCAGAAGCTCGGCGTCGTCGACCATGTCCGTCTTGTTAAGAAACACCACTATGTACGGAACGCCGACCTGACGCGACAAGAGTATGTGCTCACGGGTCTGCGGCATGGGGCCGTCGGCGGCGGACACCACCAGGATCGAGCCGTCCATCTGGGCGGCGCCGGTTATCATGTTCTTCACGTAGTCGGCGTGACCGGGACAGTCTATGTGAGCGTAATGGCGATTCTCCGTCTGGTACTCCACGTGGGAGATCGATATGGTCAGGCCGCGCTCGCGCTCCTCGGGAGCGCGGTCTA comes from Deltaproteobacteria bacterium and encodes:
- the tuf gene encoding elongation factor Tu, with amino-acid sequence MSKAKFERSKPHVNVGTIGHVDHGKTTLTAAITRVLSARGGADFQAYDMIDRAPEERERGLTISISHVEYQTENRHYAHIDCPGHADYVKNMITGAAQMDGSILVVSAADGPMPQTREHILLSRQVGVPYIVVFLNKTDMVDDAELLDLVELEVRELLSQYKFPGDDIPVVRGSALKALECGCGKRECGACGPVLELMETLDSYIPEPQRDVDKPFLMPVEDVFSISGRGTVVTGRIERGVIKVGDEVEIVGFKDKADKTVVTGVEMFRKLLDEGRAGDNVGCLLRGTKKDEVERGQVLAKPGTITPHRKFQCEVYVLTKEEGGRHTPFFNGYRPQFYFRTTDVTGVSKLPEGTEMVMPGDNVNLEVELITPIAMEEGLRFAIREGGRTVGAGVVTKVIE